From the Chryseobacterium sp. G0201 genome, the window GGTAGATAAAGTAGCTGCAATGATGATGATCTTGTCTGAAAAGAAACCTATTTTCTTCGCAGATACTTCGATTCATCAAAATCCGACGGCTGAAGATTTGGTTAATATTGCGAAAATGGCAGAAATTACTGTTAAAACTTTTGCTGTTGAACCAAGAATCGCAATGCTAGGTTTTGAAAACTTCGCAGGAATCTCTGATACTTCGAAAAAAGTAGCGAAAGCGGTAAGCATTCTTCACGAGAAATTCCCTAAAATGGTCGTTGACGGAGAAATTCAGCCGGATTTTGCCATGAATGCTGATCATTTGAGTGATTATCCTTTCTCAAAATTAGGAACAACGCCTGCAAACACATTCATCTTCCCGAATCTTGAAAGTGCTAATTTATCTTACAAGATTATCAGAGGGATGAAAGTTGCTCAGGTTATCGGGCCAATTTTGATGGGATTAAAACAGCCTGTTCACGTTTTACAGATGCGTTCTAGTGTAGATGAAATTGTCAACTTGGCAACAGTTGCTGTTCTTGACGCTCAGAGAAGAGAGAAAAAAGACAAGAAATAACTAAGATTTAAATCCCATAGGTTTCTAAAATCTATGGGGTTTAAATAATACACAAACACACAAATTTTGAAAATGAAGTTAAATGAAAAGGCGATTATTTTTGATATGGATGGGACGATTGTAGACAACATCCCTTATCATGAAGAATCGTGGATCATATTTTTAAAAGAATATGGAATTATTATCGAGCCTGAAAATTTCAGCGCCCAAAATCATGGAACATTAGATGAAATGATTATCCGTTTTTTTGGAGCGGAAACTTCTAAAGAAAGAGTTCATGAGTTGGGATTAGCGAAAGAAAAAGCATATCAGACTTTATATCAAAACCATATCAAAGAAGTGAACGGATTAACGTCTTTCCTTCAAAAATTGAATCAGAATAACATCAAAACCGGACTTGCCACAATGGGAATTCCTTCAAGTATTGATTTTATTTTAGGTAGATTGAATATTAAAAACTATTTTCAGGAAATTACCGGCGGAATAGAAGTTTCGAAAGGAAAACCAAATCCTGAAATTTTTTTTAAAACACTTGAAAAGCTGAAGGTTGACGGTAAAGATGCTGTTGCTGTAGAAGATTCAATGGGAGGAATAAAATCAGCCAAAGATGCAGGAATAAAGGTGATTGGTATCACAACGACTCATTCACTCGAAGAATTATTGGATAACGGCTGTGCTGAGGTAATTCATGATTATTCTAATATTGAGATTGTTTAAAGGTTATTTTTAATTAAATAACTTTTAAATCCTAATAATTTTACAGAGATTCCAAATTTTGGAGTCTTTTGTTTTTATAAATAATCCTTGAATTTTGTGTTAAAAATTAACTTAAATTTCATTCGCGCGTCAAATGAAAACATTAATTAGTTTAAATTGCTATATTTGGGAGTTTTAAAAATTAATAATGATATTTTCTTTACAAGGCATTGTTCAAGAACTTACGCCAACTTACGCAGTAATCAACGTACAAGGAGTTGGTTACTATGTAGGTATTAGCTTAATGACCTCACAAACCCTGACTTTGAATCAGGAAACTGTACTTTTTATTCAACAAATCATTCGCGAAGACGCACATTTACTTTTTGGGTTTAACACTCGTTCAGAAAAAGAAATGTTCAATCTGTTAATAAGCGTTAATGGAGTAGGTGCTGTTTCTGCACTTATTTTACTGTCCACTTTAAGTCTTGATGAGATCGCTTCGGCCATACTTTCCAAGAACAGCGCATTGATCCAAAAAGCAAAAGGTCTTGGGGTAAAAACTGCTGAAAGAATTATTGTAGATTTAAAGGATAAAGTCCAAAAATTCAGCAATGCAGAAGAAAA encodes:
- the ruvA gene encoding Holliday junction branch migration protein RuvA: MIFSLQGIVQELTPTYAVINVQGVGYYVGISLMTSQTLTLNQETVLFIQQIIREDAHLLFGFNTRSEKEMFNLLISVNGVGAVSALILLSTLSLDEIASAILSKNSALIQKAKGLGVKTAERIIVDLKDKVQKFSNAEENISTFVNNKIKEESLSALEVLGIPKRMSEKIADKIIKQNPTISVEELVKQILKNI
- a CDS encoding HAD family hydrolase — encoded protein: MKLNEKAIIFDMDGTIVDNIPYHEESWIIFLKEYGIIIEPENFSAQNHGTLDEMIIRFFGAETSKERVHELGLAKEKAYQTLYQNHIKEVNGLTSFLQKLNQNNIKTGLATMGIPSSIDFILGRLNIKNYFQEITGGIEVSKGKPNPEIFFKTLEKLKVDGKDAVAVEDSMGGIKSAKDAGIKVIGITTTHSLEELLDNGCAEVIHDYSNIEIV